Sequence from the Desulfatibacillum aliphaticivorans DSM 15576 genome:
AATAGACGGGGCTCAAAGCGAATATCACCTAACGGAAAGGATGCGCCATGGCTGACGACAACACCCCCCAGGCGGGAGACAAAGCGCCTGATTTTTGTCTGAAGGACGGAAACGAAAACGAGGTCTGCCTGAAGGATTTTGCGGGCAAATGGGCGGTCTTGTACTTTTACCCCAGGGATAATACGTCAGGATGCACCACCGAAGCCCTGGAGTTTATGGCCCTGCTGCCGGAGTTTGAGAAAAACGGAGCGGCGGTGATCGGGGTGAGCAAGGACTCCACGGCCTCCCATAAAAAATTCACGGACAAGCACAGCC
This genomic interval carries:
- a CDS encoding peroxiredoxin, with translation MADDNTPQAGDKAPDFCLKDGNENEVCLKDFAGKWAVLYFYPRDNTSGCTTEALEFMALLPEFEKNGAAVIGVSKDSTASHKKFTDKHSLGVTLLSDPDKEVLEKYGAWRLKKMYGKESMGVVRSTFLIDPKGKIHTAWGRVGKAAGHAQKVLDVLVKAVG